In Zingiber officinale cultivar Zhangliang chromosome 8B, Zo_v1.1, whole genome shotgun sequence, a single genomic region encodes these proteins:
- the LOC122014390 gene encoding UPF0481 protein At3g47200-like translates to MENKDSTSTINIDEWARELENKSSYEAQRHVRYQNSTIFKVSKNLRSVQPEAYEPMIVSLGPYHCHQPHLQDTNQLKRLLINKLLEKGYEKSLRNYLTLVKEEETKARNTYSEQPIDMCEKEFIEMMLLDCVFVIMILWFWKKDESGLKEIEIPSFLNRQGSWRIVARDMLLLENQLPFFLLEALFGSAFPNMRGSLKEWVVQFFSGFVINDKVPEVPKDTKTIHHILHLFYLCIVPSDRSSNVVFARSTVLKGPRMGRVQTATQLEATGIELKRKQKAMSFLDITFNEGVLEIPQIRIDDDTDILFRNLIALEQCQKSTNCYDISTYAWVLSCITCTVNDVDRLQQKEIIINGFSNTNEVVNLFNNDKRWNRHPNGSLAPASQYSRENKSRLILGRIGDWGSKEFLAQQTRILFPSATGDLRPHDFQAPNQLIVNLFNKLCKEVVVDHKNCYISNVFKEVEKYRSMKELAKYRLMENVNSQLQTSPIHADARLEMMLNQAQEYDRNDQHQAINANIQFVGNWQYLYK, encoded by the coding sequence ATGGAGAATAAAGATAGTACTTCTACAATCAACATAGATGAATGGGCAAGAGAATTGGAAAATAAGTCAAGCTATGAAGCACAAAGGCATGTGAGGTATCAAAATTCAACCATCTTTAAAGTCTCGAAAAATTTGCGAAGTGTTCAGCCTGAAGCCTATGAGCCAATGATCGTTTCGCTCGGACCTTACCACTGTCATCAACCTCACCTTCAAGACACTAATCAGCTCAAGCGGCTCTTGATCAACAAATTGTTGGAAAAGGGTTATGAAAAAAGTTTAAGGAACTATCTCACACTTGTCAAGGAAGAAGAAACCAAAGCGCGAAATACTTACTCAGAGCAGCCAATCGACATGTGTGAAAAAGAGTTCATCGAGATGATGCTGTTGGACTGTGTGTTTGTCATTATGATCTTATGGTTTTGGAAGAAGGACGAAAGCGGATTGAAAGAAATAGAAATTCCCAGCTTTCTGAACAGGCAAGGATCATGGAGAATAGTGGCACGAGACATGTTGCTATTAGAGAATCAACTGCCCTTCTTTTTGCTCGAGGCTTTGTTCGGCTCCGCATTCCCTAACATGCGTGGGAGTCTAAAGGAATGGGTGGTCCAATTCTTCAGTGGCTTTGTAATTAATGATAAGGTGCCAGAAGTACCCAAGGACACTAAGACAATTCATCACATTCTCcatcttttttatttatgtattgTGCCATCAGACAGAAGTAGCAATGTTGTTTTTGCTCGATCAACTGTACTCAAGGGCCCGAGGATGGGACGGGTACAAACTGCGACTCAATTGGAGGCGACTGGAATAGAGCTCAAGAGGAAGCAAAAGGCAATGTCCTTCTTAGATATCACATTCAATGAAGGGGTTTTAGAGATCCCCCAGATCAGGATTGATGACGATACCGATATCCTCTTTAGGAACCTCATTGCATTGGAGCAGTGTCAAAAGAGCACTAATTGCTATGACATTTCGACCTATGCCTGGGTCTTATCTTGCATCACTTGCACTGTTAATGACGTCGACCGACTCCAGCAGAAAGAGATCATCATCAACGGGTTTAGCAATACAAACGAAGTTGTCAATCTCTTCAACAATGATAAAAGGTGGAATCGTCACCCTAACGGTTCTCTGGCCCCGGCCTCACAATATTCCAGAGAAAATAAATCACGATTAATACTGGGCAGGAtaggtgactgggggtcgaagGAATTTTTGGCACAACAGACCAGGATTTTATTCCCGAGTGCAACTGGTGACCTTCGACCCCACGACTTCCAAGCACCTAACCAGCTGATTGTCAATCTCTTCAACAAGCTCTGCAAGGAGGTGGTGGTCGATCACAAAAACTGCTACATTTCAAATGTCTTCAAGGAGGTAGAAAAATACCGATCAATGAAGGAGTTAGCAAAATATCGACTAATGGAAAACGTGAACTCACAACTGCAGACCAGCCCAATACACGCGGACGCCAGGTTGGAGATGATGCTCAATCAAGCACAGGAGTACGACAGGAATGACCAACACCAGGCCATAAATGCAAACATACAGTTTGTTGGTAATTGGCAATATTTATATAAATAG